From a single Scomber japonicus isolate fScoJap1 chromosome 12, fScoJap1.pri, whole genome shotgun sequence genomic region:
- the fastk gene encoding fas-activated serine/threonine kinase, protein MLCLSTGWRLLSRARPPRATALSVTMYATRLYGTGGGGGGGGGGVKPGRRAGLAVLEAPHPPHHHLPHHPGPPPPAYPLYQGRPDGHRGAHFHHHYPPHPHPPPAHLAPPPLPPHYQHHAHFHAYGGGAAAAPAGGKKKTWNFIHEKMSYDTFFTMKRLIERSRRPDEVLRWVTQNPAKISHNHYPVALQKIGQLLQATPPPRPGGDADGEAPGGAEGSDGRHILEHQDFQTLCGAIVNDCAKFDNFSIVNCLYAVAALGLSSDSQVVQVLEAESQSRLNQFNQKDVSMVFSSSMKLHPGSQHPLTEACLAGLEKNLERERHPQTLFLLLSYYRLKWRSLQPQDTAAAAPAGGAATTTTANNNTPPNPEQLLANRKILRLVKHTLASVSGVRDQEMALLDEMLAACAREASNKSLELIFSSHLFYQNRQERFISSLAEELPKKVDSITPYTMALIAKYIARHRLRETSLLDTIADFLVKKAEYLDSKVIQKLVFPFSRMSYRPSSEQQFFSRLEEVVELKALSSPLATVNILMSLFQLGHFPGLVLHRVFSSAFISNVTNSPYALIVRRYLSLLDAAVELEYHEYTGPRLQDAHKVLMFDHALTADEVNRKYSYKGLVAEALRQLVGEQNYKQDEVLAPGYYTDFVLWMDGSGRVLPVRPGAGLALSIVPPSCVAVATKPADGAVTVVTSEFQKFSPFAVLEEGSEPAMQPVAMETRSFLPHRGAPGASAPSGAPRPGANGGPLDYGPYYVPAAEYYSGLAKEHSLESQDSSTLSSPPSDGLAPPGAPGPAGAAAPDSLFQFSIGKILEDEGGAGTPGGQGPDRELPGFYEGAAYPEGPGADRRTSSPPQLHPPDRPDAENPPADQRHIRRIIMSVNDKWHYCHNSEVLVGSRAMRDRHLRLLGYIILQLPYHELEKLNGIEEVKKYLHQKLLDVPL, encoded by the exons ATGCTGTGTTTATCCACTGGGTGGCGCCTCCTGAGCCGAGCTCGCCCCCCCCGCGCCACCGCTCTGTCCGTCACCATGTACGCCACCCGCCTGTACGGCAccggggggggaggaggagggggaggaggcgGAGTTAAACCTGGGAGGAGGGCGGGGCTGGCTGTTCTCGAGGCGCCTCATCCTCCCCATCACCACCTCCCCCACCACCCGggcccccctccccccgcctACCCGCTGTACCAGGGTCGGCCGGACGGCCACCGTGGAGCTCACTTCCACCACCActatcccccccacccccacccgcCGCCCGCCCACCTGGCCCCGCCCCCGCTTCCCCCCCACTACCAGCACCACGCCCACTTCCACGCGTATGGAGGCGGCGCGGCGGCTGCGCCCGCCGGGGGCAAGAAGAAGACGTGGAACTTCATCCACGAGAAGATGAGTTACGACACTTTCTTCACCATGAAGCGTCTGATCGAGCGCTCGCGGCGGCCAGACGAGGTTTTGCGCTGGGTCACCCAGAACCCCGCCAAGATCTCCCACAACCACTACCCCGTTGCCCTGCAGAAGATCGGACAGCTGCTGCAGGCCACGCCGCCGCCGCGGCCCGGCGGAGACGCTGACGGCGAGGCTCCGGGAGGAGCGGAGGGCAGCGACGGGCGCCACATCCTGGAGCATCAGGACTTCCAGACGCTCTGCGGCGCCATCGTCAACGACTGCGCCAAGTTTGACAACTTCAGTATCGTCAACTGTCTGTACGCCGTGGCGGCGCTCG gtctCTCCAGTGACTCTCAGGTGGTCCAGGTGTTGGAGGCAGAGTCTCAGTCCAGACTGAACCAGTTTAATCAGAAGGACGTGTCGATGGTGTTCAGCTCTAGTATGAAGCTCCACCCGGGCAGCCAGCACCCGCTGACGGAGGCCTGCCTGGCCGGCCTGGAGAAGAACCTGGAGCGGGAGCGCCACCCGCAGACgctcttcctgctgctgtcctACTACAGACTCAAGTGGCGCTCGCTGCAGCCGCAGgacactgctgcagctgcacctgCAGGCGGCGCTGCGACCACAACCACTGCTAACAACAACACACCTCCAAACCCTGAACAACTGCTCGCCAACAG GAAGATCCTGCGTCTGGTCAAACACACGCTGGCGAGTGTCAGCGGCGTGCGGGACCAGGAGATGGCGCTGCTGGACGAGATGTTGGCAGCTTGCGCTCGAGAAGCAAGCAACAAGAGTCTGGAGTTAATCTTCAGCTCTCACCTGTTCTACCAGAACCGGCAGGAGAGGTTCATCAGCAGCCTGGCAG AGGAGCTGCCCAAGAAGGTGGACAGCATCACGCCCTACACCATGGCCCTGATCGCCAAGTACATCGCTCGCCACCGCCTCAGAGAGACCAGTCTGCTCGACACCATCGCCGACTTCCTGGTGAAGAAAGCCGAGTACCTGGACAGCAAG gTGATCCAGAAGCTGGTGTTCCCGTTCAGCAGGATGAGCTACCGTCCGTCCAGCGAGCAGCAGTTCTTCTCCCGGCTGGAGGAAGTGGTGGAGCTGAAGGCGCTCAGCTCGCCGCTCGCCACCGTCAACATCCTGATGTCCCTGTTCCAGCTGGGTCACTTCCCGGGCCTGGTTCTGCACCGCGTCTTCTCCTCCGCCTTCATCAGCAACGTCACCA acaGTCCGTACGCGCTGATCGTCCGGCGGTACCTGTCCCTGCTGGACGCCGCCGTGGAGCTGGAGTACCACGAGTACACCGGGCCCAGACTGCAGGACGCACACAAGGTTCTGATGTTCGACCACGCGCTGACCGCCGACGAGGTCAACCGCAAGTACAG TTATAAAGGTCTGGTGGCCGAGGCTCTGCGTCAGCTGGTCGGAGAACAAAACTACAAACAGGACGAAGTACTCGCTCCAGGATactacacag ACTTCGTCCTGTGGATGGACGGTTCTGGTCGGGTTCTCCCGGTCCGGCCCGGCGCCGGTTTGGCCCTCAGCATCGTTCCTCCGTCCTGCGTTGCCGTGGCGACGAAGCCCGCTGATGGTGCGGTTACCGTGGTGACCTCAGAGTTCCAGAAGTTCTCCCCGTTCGCGGTGCTGGAGGAGGGCAGCGAACCGGCGATGCAGCcggttgccatggagaccaggTCCTTCCTGCCCCACCGGGGCGCGCCGGGGGCCTCGGCGCCTTCGGGGGCCCCTCGGCCCGGAGCCAACGGCGGCCCCCTGGACTACGGGCCCTACTACGTCCCCGCCGCAGAGTACTACTCCGGTCTGGCCAAGGAGCACTCGCTGGAGAGCCAGGACAGCTCCACGCTCAGCAGCCCCCCCTCCGACGGTCTGGCCCCCCCGGGGGCTCCGGGGCCCGCGGGGGCCGCCGCCCCGGACTCGCTGTTCCAGTTCTCCATCGGGAAGATCCTGGAGGACGAGGGCGGGGCGGGGACTCCCGGGGGCCAGGGGCCGGACCGCGAGCTGCCGGGGTTCTACGAAGGAGCGGCGTACCCCGAGGGACCCGGGGCCGACAGGAGAACCTCGTCGCCGCCGCAGCTCCACCCCCCCGACCGACCCGATGCAGAGAACCCCCCCGCAGACCAGAGACACATCAGGAG GATCATCATGTCTGTTAATGATAAATGGCACTACTGCCACAACTCTGAGGTTCTAGTGGGTTCTAGAGCCATGAGGGACCGGCACCTGAGACTGCTGGGGTACATCATCCTGCAg CTTCCGTATCATGAGCTGGAGAAGCTGAACGGCATCGAGGAGGTGAAGAAGTACCTGCACCAGAAGCTGCTGGACGTCCCACtatga
- the afg3l2 gene encoding AFG3-like protein 2 isoform X2 encodes MAHRYLRLSGGCRTLFRLLLPSRRLVCQTAVGQVEGGRSLLTDLLGAYRTLSSKPPKGFEKYFPDSQKTAKQSEAEAKGTKSKPANTQRASGKEAGGGGGGAGGAGGGGAAGGGGGGAGGGGARGGAGGGKRGGRKEDSHWYSRLQKGDVPWDDKEFRMYFLSGVAFWTAVTYYFVLRDGGREVTWKDFVNNYLSKGVVDRLEVVNKRYVKVVFSAGKTPVDGYVWFNIGSVDTFERNLETAQYELGIEGENRLPVVYSTESDGTFLLSMLPTVLIIGFLLFMLRRGPAGAGRPGRGMGGLFSVSETTAKILKDEIDVKFKDVAGCEEAKLEIMEFVNFLKNPKQYQDLGAKIPKGAILTGPPGTGKTLLAKATAGEANVPFITVNGSEFLEMFVGVGPARVRDLFVMARKNAPCILFIDEIDAVGRKRGRGNFGGQSEQENTLNQLLVEMDGFNTATNVVVLAGTNRPDILDPALMRPGRFDRQIYIGPPDIKGRASIFKVHLRPLKLDAEMDKEALARKMAALTPGFSGADIANVCNEAALIAARHLSDAIDQKHFEQAIERVIGGLEKKTQVLQPEEKKTVAYHEAGHAVAGWFLEHADPLLKVSIIPRGKGLGYAQYLPKEQYLYTKEQLLDRMCMTLGGRASEEIFFSRITTGAQDDLRKVTQSAYAQIVQFGMNPKVGQVSFDLPRQGEMVLEKPYSEATARLIDTEVRTLISEAYQRTHQLLSDKKAEVEKVALRLLEKEVLDKNDMVELLGKRPFAEKSTYEEFVEGTGGEDEDTTLPEGLKDWNQERKNREESTEEQVARQISGGMPF; translated from the exons ATGGCTCACCGATACCTGCGGCTGTCCGGCGGCTGCAGGACGCTGTTCCGCCTTCTGCTGCCCTCCAGGAGGCTG gtgtgtcagacTGCTGTTGGACAGGTGGAGGGGGGGCGGAGCCTGCTGACGGACCTGTTAGGAGCTTACAGGACACTCAGCTCCAAACCTCCTAAAG gttttGAGAAGTATTTTCCAGACAGTCAGAAAACTGCCAAACAAAGTGAAGCTGAAGCCAAAGGTACGA AAAGCAAACCTGCCAACACTCAGAGAGCCTCTGGGAaggaagcaggaggaggtggaggaggagcaggaggagcaggaggaggaggagcagcaggaggaggaggaggaggagcaggaggaggaggagcaagaggaggagcaggaggagggaaaCGAGGAGGCCGTAAGGAGGACTCTCACTGGTACAGTCGGCTGCAGAAG ggcgATGTCCCGTGGGACGATAAGGAGTTCAGGATGTACTTCCTGAGCGGCGTGGCGTTCTGGACGGCCGTCACGTATTACTTTGTGCTGAGAGACGGAGGCAGAGAGGTCACCTGGAAGGACTTCGTCAACAACTACCTGTCCAAAGGAGTG gTCGATCGATTAGAAGTCGTGAACAAACGTTACGTCAAAGTGGTTTTCTCTGCGGGGAAGACGCCGGTGGACGGA TACGTTTGGTTCAACATCGGCAGCGTGGACACGTTTGAGAGGAACTTGGAGACGGCTCAGTACGAGCTCGGCATCGAGGGCGAGAACCGGCTGCCGGTGGTGTATTCCACCGAGAGCGACGG CACCTTCCTACTGAGCATGCTCCCCACAGTGCTCATCATCGGCTTCCTGCTGTTCATGCTGCGGCGGGGGCCGGCGGGGGCGGGGCGTCCCGGCCGGGGGATGGGGGGGCTGTTCAGCGTCAGCGAGACGACGGCGAAGATCCTGAAAGACGAGATCGACGTGAAGTTCAAAGATGTGGCGGGCTGCGAGGAGGCGAAGCTCGAAATCATGGAGTTCGTCAACTTCCTGAAGAACCCGAAACAGTACCAAGACCTGGGAGCCAAGATCCCCaag ggagCCATCCTGACCGGTCCTCCGGGGACGGGGAAGACGCTGCTCGCCAAGGCGACGGCGGGCGAAGCCAACGTGCCGTTCATCACCGTTAACGGCTCCGAGTTCCTGGAGATGTTTGTGGGCGTCGGCCCCGCCAGG GTCAGAGATCTGTTCGTCATGGCGAGGAAGAACGCGCCCTGCATCCTCTTCATCGATGAGATCGACGCCGTCGGACGGAAGAGAGGACGAGGAAACTTCGGAGGGCAGAGCGAGCAGGAGAACACTCTGAACCAGCTGCTGGTGGAGATGGACG GCTTCAACACGGCCACCAACGTCGTCGTTCTGGCGGGAACAAACCGGCCCGACATCTTGGACCCGGCGCTGATGAGACCGGGACGCTTCGACAGACAGATCTACAtcg GCCCCCCCGACATCAAAGGACGAGCGTCCATCTTTAAAGTCCACCTGCGTCCTCTGAAGCTGGACGCTGAGATGGACAAAGAGGCGCTGGCGAGGAAGATGGCGGCTCTCACACCTGGGTTCTCAG GGGCCGACATCGCCAACGTGTGTAACGAGGCGGCTCTGATCGCCGCTCGCCACCTTTCAGACGCCATCGACCAGAAACACTTTGAACAGGCCATCGAGAGAGTGATCGGAG GTTTGGAGAAGAAGACTCAGGTTCTGCAGCCGGAGGAGAAGAAGACGGTGGCGTACCACGAGGCGGGTCACGCCGTCGCCGgctggttcctggagcacgccGACCCGCTGCTGAAG gtgtCCATCATCCCGCGGGGGAAGGGGCTCGGCTACGCTCAGTATCTGCCCAAAGAGCAGTACCTCTACACCAAGGAGCAGCTGCTGGACCGCATGTGCATGACTCTGGGAGGAAGAGCCTCCGAGGAGATCTTCTTCAGCCGCATCACCACCGGAGCTCAGGATGACCTGCGCAAGGTCACCCAGAGCGCATACGCACAG ATCGTCCAGTTCGGGATGAACCCGAAGGTGGGCCAGGTGTCCTTCGACCTCCCCCGGCAGGGCGAGATGGTTCTGGAGAAGCCGTACAGCGAGGCGACGGCTCGGCTCATCGACACCGAGGTCCGAACCCTCATCAGCGAAGCGTACCAGAGGACTCACCAGCTGCTCAGCGACAAGAAGGCCGAAGTGGAGAAG GTGGCGCTGCGGCTGCTGGAGAAGGAGGTTCTAGATAAGAACGACATGGTGGAGCTGCTGGGAAAACGTCCGTTCGCAGAGAAGTCGACGTACGAGGAGTTCGTGGAAGGAACCGGCGGCGAGGACGAGGACACGACGCTGCCGGAGGGCCTGAAGGACTGGAACCAGGAGAGGAAGAACCGGGAGGAGAGCACGGAGGAACAGGTGGCCCGCCAGATCTCTGGAGGAATGCCTTTCTAG
- the afg3l2 gene encoding AFG3-like protein 2 isoform X1 codes for MAHRYLRLSGGCRTLFRLLLPSRRLVCQTAVGQVEGGRSLLTDLLGAYRTLSSKPPKGFEKYFPDSQKTAKQSEAEAKGTKSKPANTQRASGKEAGGGGGGAGGAGGGGAAGGGGGGAGGGGARGGAGGGKRGGRKEDSHWYSRLQKGDVPWDDKEFRMYFLSGVAFWTAVTYYFVLRDGGREVTWKDFVNNYLSKGVVDRLEVVNKRYVKVVFSAGKTPVDGQYVWFNIGSVDTFERNLETAQYELGIEGENRLPVVYSTESDGTFLLSMLPTVLIIGFLLFMLRRGPAGAGRPGRGMGGLFSVSETTAKILKDEIDVKFKDVAGCEEAKLEIMEFVNFLKNPKQYQDLGAKIPKGAILTGPPGTGKTLLAKATAGEANVPFITVNGSEFLEMFVGVGPARVRDLFVMARKNAPCILFIDEIDAVGRKRGRGNFGGQSEQENTLNQLLVEMDGFNTATNVVVLAGTNRPDILDPALMRPGRFDRQIYIGPPDIKGRASIFKVHLRPLKLDAEMDKEALARKMAALTPGFSGADIANVCNEAALIAARHLSDAIDQKHFEQAIERVIGGLEKKTQVLQPEEKKTVAYHEAGHAVAGWFLEHADPLLKVSIIPRGKGLGYAQYLPKEQYLYTKEQLLDRMCMTLGGRASEEIFFSRITTGAQDDLRKVTQSAYAQIVQFGMNPKVGQVSFDLPRQGEMVLEKPYSEATARLIDTEVRTLISEAYQRTHQLLSDKKAEVEKVALRLLEKEVLDKNDMVELLGKRPFAEKSTYEEFVEGTGGEDEDTTLPEGLKDWNQERKNREESTEEQVARQISGGMPF; via the exons ATGGCTCACCGATACCTGCGGCTGTCCGGCGGCTGCAGGACGCTGTTCCGCCTTCTGCTGCCCTCCAGGAGGCTG gtgtgtcagacTGCTGTTGGACAGGTGGAGGGGGGGCGGAGCCTGCTGACGGACCTGTTAGGAGCTTACAGGACACTCAGCTCCAAACCTCCTAAAG gttttGAGAAGTATTTTCCAGACAGTCAGAAAACTGCCAAACAAAGTGAAGCTGAAGCCAAAGGTACGA AAAGCAAACCTGCCAACACTCAGAGAGCCTCTGGGAaggaagcaggaggaggtggaggaggagcaggaggagcaggaggaggaggagcagcaggaggaggaggaggaggagcaggaggaggaggagcaagaggaggagcaggaggagggaaaCGAGGAGGCCGTAAGGAGGACTCTCACTGGTACAGTCGGCTGCAGAAG ggcgATGTCCCGTGGGACGATAAGGAGTTCAGGATGTACTTCCTGAGCGGCGTGGCGTTCTGGACGGCCGTCACGTATTACTTTGTGCTGAGAGACGGAGGCAGAGAGGTCACCTGGAAGGACTTCGTCAACAACTACCTGTCCAAAGGAGTG gTCGATCGATTAGAAGTCGTGAACAAACGTTACGTCAAAGTGGTTTTCTCTGCGGGGAAGACGCCGGTGGACGGA CAGTACGTTTGGTTCAACATCGGCAGCGTGGACACGTTTGAGAGGAACTTGGAGACGGCTCAGTACGAGCTCGGCATCGAGGGCGAGAACCGGCTGCCGGTGGTGTATTCCACCGAGAGCGACGG CACCTTCCTACTGAGCATGCTCCCCACAGTGCTCATCATCGGCTTCCTGCTGTTCATGCTGCGGCGGGGGCCGGCGGGGGCGGGGCGTCCCGGCCGGGGGATGGGGGGGCTGTTCAGCGTCAGCGAGACGACGGCGAAGATCCTGAAAGACGAGATCGACGTGAAGTTCAAAGATGTGGCGGGCTGCGAGGAGGCGAAGCTCGAAATCATGGAGTTCGTCAACTTCCTGAAGAACCCGAAACAGTACCAAGACCTGGGAGCCAAGATCCCCaag ggagCCATCCTGACCGGTCCTCCGGGGACGGGGAAGACGCTGCTCGCCAAGGCGACGGCGGGCGAAGCCAACGTGCCGTTCATCACCGTTAACGGCTCCGAGTTCCTGGAGATGTTTGTGGGCGTCGGCCCCGCCAGG GTCAGAGATCTGTTCGTCATGGCGAGGAAGAACGCGCCCTGCATCCTCTTCATCGATGAGATCGACGCCGTCGGACGGAAGAGAGGACGAGGAAACTTCGGAGGGCAGAGCGAGCAGGAGAACACTCTGAACCAGCTGCTGGTGGAGATGGACG GCTTCAACACGGCCACCAACGTCGTCGTTCTGGCGGGAACAAACCGGCCCGACATCTTGGACCCGGCGCTGATGAGACCGGGACGCTTCGACAGACAGATCTACAtcg GCCCCCCCGACATCAAAGGACGAGCGTCCATCTTTAAAGTCCACCTGCGTCCTCTGAAGCTGGACGCTGAGATGGACAAAGAGGCGCTGGCGAGGAAGATGGCGGCTCTCACACCTGGGTTCTCAG GGGCCGACATCGCCAACGTGTGTAACGAGGCGGCTCTGATCGCCGCTCGCCACCTTTCAGACGCCATCGACCAGAAACACTTTGAACAGGCCATCGAGAGAGTGATCGGAG GTTTGGAGAAGAAGACTCAGGTTCTGCAGCCGGAGGAGAAGAAGACGGTGGCGTACCACGAGGCGGGTCACGCCGTCGCCGgctggttcctggagcacgccGACCCGCTGCTGAAG gtgtCCATCATCCCGCGGGGGAAGGGGCTCGGCTACGCTCAGTATCTGCCCAAAGAGCAGTACCTCTACACCAAGGAGCAGCTGCTGGACCGCATGTGCATGACTCTGGGAGGAAGAGCCTCCGAGGAGATCTTCTTCAGCCGCATCACCACCGGAGCTCAGGATGACCTGCGCAAGGTCACCCAGAGCGCATACGCACAG ATCGTCCAGTTCGGGATGAACCCGAAGGTGGGCCAGGTGTCCTTCGACCTCCCCCGGCAGGGCGAGATGGTTCTGGAGAAGCCGTACAGCGAGGCGACGGCTCGGCTCATCGACACCGAGGTCCGAACCCTCATCAGCGAAGCGTACCAGAGGACTCACCAGCTGCTCAGCGACAAGAAGGCCGAAGTGGAGAAG GTGGCGCTGCGGCTGCTGGAGAAGGAGGTTCTAGATAAGAACGACATGGTGGAGCTGCTGGGAAAACGTCCGTTCGCAGAGAAGTCGACGTACGAGGAGTTCGTGGAAGGAACCGGCGGCGAGGACGAGGACACGACGCTGCCGGAGGGCCTGAAGGACTGGAACCAGGAGAGGAAGAACCGGGAGGAGAGCACGGAGGAACAGGTGGCCCGCCAGATCTCTGGAGGAATGCCTTTCTAG
- the afg3l2 gene encoding AFG3-like protein 2 isoform X3 produces MAHRYLRLSGGCRTLFRLLLPSRRLVCQTAVGQVEGGRSLLTDLLGAYRTLSSKPPKGFEKYFPDSQKTAKQSEAEAKESKPANTQRASGKEAGGGGGGAGGAGGGGAAGGGGGGAGGGGARGGAGGGKRGGRKEDSHWYSRLQKGDVPWDDKEFRMYFLSGVAFWTAVTYYFVLRDGGREVTWKDFVNNYLSKGVVDRLEVVNKRYVKVVFSAGKTPVDGQYVWFNIGSVDTFERNLETAQYELGIEGENRLPVVYSTESDGTFLLSMLPTVLIIGFLLFMLRRGPAGAGRPGRGMGGLFSVSETTAKILKDEIDVKFKDVAGCEEAKLEIMEFVNFLKNPKQYQDLGAKIPKGAILTGPPGTGKTLLAKATAGEANVPFITVNGSEFLEMFVGVGPARVRDLFVMARKNAPCILFIDEIDAVGRKRGRGNFGGQSEQENTLNQLLVEMDGFNTATNVVVLAGTNRPDILDPALMRPGRFDRQIYIGPPDIKGRASIFKVHLRPLKLDAEMDKEALARKMAALTPGFSGADIANVCNEAALIAARHLSDAIDQKHFEQAIERVIGGLEKKTQVLQPEEKKTVAYHEAGHAVAGWFLEHADPLLKVSIIPRGKGLGYAQYLPKEQYLYTKEQLLDRMCMTLGGRASEEIFFSRITTGAQDDLRKVTQSAYAQIVQFGMNPKVGQVSFDLPRQGEMVLEKPYSEATARLIDTEVRTLISEAYQRTHQLLSDKKAEVEKVALRLLEKEVLDKNDMVELLGKRPFAEKSTYEEFVEGTGGEDEDTTLPEGLKDWNQERKNREESTEEQVARQISGGMPF; encoded by the exons ATGGCTCACCGATACCTGCGGCTGTCCGGCGGCTGCAGGACGCTGTTCCGCCTTCTGCTGCCCTCCAGGAGGCTG gtgtgtcagacTGCTGTTGGACAGGTGGAGGGGGGGCGGAGCCTGCTGACGGACCTGTTAGGAGCTTACAGGACACTCAGCTCCAAACCTCCTAAAG gttttGAGAAGTATTTTCCAGACAGTCAGAAAACTGCCAAACAAAGTGAAGCTGAAGCCAAAG AAAGCAAACCTGCCAACACTCAGAGAGCCTCTGGGAaggaagcaggaggaggtggaggaggagcaggaggagcaggaggaggaggagcagcaggaggaggaggaggaggagcaggaggaggaggagcaagaggaggagcaggaggagggaaaCGAGGAGGCCGTAAGGAGGACTCTCACTGGTACAGTCGGCTGCAGAAG ggcgATGTCCCGTGGGACGATAAGGAGTTCAGGATGTACTTCCTGAGCGGCGTGGCGTTCTGGACGGCCGTCACGTATTACTTTGTGCTGAGAGACGGAGGCAGAGAGGTCACCTGGAAGGACTTCGTCAACAACTACCTGTCCAAAGGAGTG gTCGATCGATTAGAAGTCGTGAACAAACGTTACGTCAAAGTGGTTTTCTCTGCGGGGAAGACGCCGGTGGACGGA CAGTACGTTTGGTTCAACATCGGCAGCGTGGACACGTTTGAGAGGAACTTGGAGACGGCTCAGTACGAGCTCGGCATCGAGGGCGAGAACCGGCTGCCGGTGGTGTATTCCACCGAGAGCGACGG CACCTTCCTACTGAGCATGCTCCCCACAGTGCTCATCATCGGCTTCCTGCTGTTCATGCTGCGGCGGGGGCCGGCGGGGGCGGGGCGTCCCGGCCGGGGGATGGGGGGGCTGTTCAGCGTCAGCGAGACGACGGCGAAGATCCTGAAAGACGAGATCGACGTGAAGTTCAAAGATGTGGCGGGCTGCGAGGAGGCGAAGCTCGAAATCATGGAGTTCGTCAACTTCCTGAAGAACCCGAAACAGTACCAAGACCTGGGAGCCAAGATCCCCaag ggagCCATCCTGACCGGTCCTCCGGGGACGGGGAAGACGCTGCTCGCCAAGGCGACGGCGGGCGAAGCCAACGTGCCGTTCATCACCGTTAACGGCTCCGAGTTCCTGGAGATGTTTGTGGGCGTCGGCCCCGCCAGG GTCAGAGATCTGTTCGTCATGGCGAGGAAGAACGCGCCCTGCATCCTCTTCATCGATGAGATCGACGCCGTCGGACGGAAGAGAGGACGAGGAAACTTCGGAGGGCAGAGCGAGCAGGAGAACACTCTGAACCAGCTGCTGGTGGAGATGGACG GCTTCAACACGGCCACCAACGTCGTCGTTCTGGCGGGAACAAACCGGCCCGACATCTTGGACCCGGCGCTGATGAGACCGGGACGCTTCGACAGACAGATCTACAtcg GCCCCCCCGACATCAAAGGACGAGCGTCCATCTTTAAAGTCCACCTGCGTCCTCTGAAGCTGGACGCTGAGATGGACAAAGAGGCGCTGGCGAGGAAGATGGCGGCTCTCACACCTGGGTTCTCAG GGGCCGACATCGCCAACGTGTGTAACGAGGCGGCTCTGATCGCCGCTCGCCACCTTTCAGACGCCATCGACCAGAAACACTTTGAACAGGCCATCGAGAGAGTGATCGGAG GTTTGGAGAAGAAGACTCAGGTTCTGCAGCCGGAGGAGAAGAAGACGGTGGCGTACCACGAGGCGGGTCACGCCGTCGCCGgctggttcctggagcacgccGACCCGCTGCTGAAG gtgtCCATCATCCCGCGGGGGAAGGGGCTCGGCTACGCTCAGTATCTGCCCAAAGAGCAGTACCTCTACACCAAGGAGCAGCTGCTGGACCGCATGTGCATGACTCTGGGAGGAAGAGCCTCCGAGGAGATCTTCTTCAGCCGCATCACCACCGGAGCTCAGGATGACCTGCGCAAGGTCACCCAGAGCGCATACGCACAG ATCGTCCAGTTCGGGATGAACCCGAAGGTGGGCCAGGTGTCCTTCGACCTCCCCCGGCAGGGCGAGATGGTTCTGGAGAAGCCGTACAGCGAGGCGACGGCTCGGCTCATCGACACCGAGGTCCGAACCCTCATCAGCGAAGCGTACCAGAGGACTCACCAGCTGCTCAGCGACAAGAAGGCCGAAGTGGAGAAG GTGGCGCTGCGGCTGCTGGAGAAGGAGGTTCTAGATAAGAACGACATGGTGGAGCTGCTGGGAAAACGTCCGTTCGCAGAGAAGTCGACGTACGAGGAGTTCGTGGAAGGAACCGGCGGCGAGGACGAGGACACGACGCTGCCGGAGGGCCTGAAGGACTGGAACCAGGAGAGGAAGAACCGGGAGGAGAGCACGGAGGAACAGGTGGCCCGCCAGATCTCTGGAGGAATGCCTTTCTAG